A stretch of the Neodiprion lecontei isolate iyNeoLeco1 chromosome 4, iyNeoLeco1.1, whole genome shotgun sequence genome encodes the following:
- the LOC107226654 gene encoding 39S ribosomal protein L35, mitochondrial — MLRIVGLAWRAAGTARAAGVSAGHSNLSKLIPTGFTTATTNCRCFSALSTYFRPLVDSARDSRVSIISEPLAGMLLPVPIQSTQVPVRTLTKFSLQKGKRKCVKAVIKRFYRLNWGCWIRTKTGRHKKLWKKSPANRRRLRQHVFVNATQSWLLDTMVTNFWRRPRFYVNDPYTPYHSREEFIFTRTKPSLK; from the exons ATGCTGCGCATCGTCGGTCTGGCTTGGCGAG CCGCTGGAACTGCGCGCGCAGCCGGAGTAAGCGCGGGACATTCAAATCTCTCTAAACTCATCCCTACTGGATTTACGACCGCGACGACAAATTGCCGATGTTTCAGCGCCCTTTCTACTTATTTTCGACCCCTCGTAGACTCGGCTAGGGATTCGCGAGTTTCGATAATCAG CGAACCTCTAGCAGGGATGCTTTTGCCAGTTCCTATTCAGTCAACGCAAGTCCCTGTGAGAACGTTGACTAAGTTTTCACTCCAGAAAGGGAAACGAAAATGTGTGAAGGCGGTCATCAAGCGATTCTACAGACTGAACTG GGGTTGTTGGATTCGCACAAAGACAGGCCGACATAAGAAACTCTGGAAGAAGTCGCCAGCGAATAGAAGACGGCTAAGACAGCACGTCTTCGTAAATGCTACACAATCTTGGCTGCTGGACACGATGGTAACCAATTTCTGGCGAAGGCCTAGATTCTACGTCAATGATCCTTACACTCCGTATCACTCTAGAGAGGAATTCATTTTCACCAGAACTAAACCGTCTTTGAAGTAA